The following proteins are encoded in a genomic region of Syngnathus acus chromosome 22, fSynAcu1.2, whole genome shotgun sequence:
- the LOC119116564 gene encoding acidic mammalian chitinase-like → MEIMNAENFDGVNVLWVYGQLSQPGDEQRFTLLMKELRDQLAPQGKLLTASVSGVIADIGNSYEIFELSRIVDFFNVMTFEVDLGIPPEFPNAEAAMQHFVTAGALAIQLNMGIATYGIGQDPDVWAKYEVCQDNPIGVSIDSDATIIAKVDYIKTKGFGGVYVKSLDLDDFNGNYCKQGDYPVIQLIKACCVEESFP, encoded by the exons ATGGAGATCATGAATGCTGAGAACTTTGATGGTGTAAACGTCTTGTGGGTGTACGGCCAACTCAGTCAACCAGGCGACGAGCAAAGATTCACACTTCTCATGAAG GAATTGAGGGACCAGCTGGCGCCGCAAGGAAAACTGCTCACTGCAAGCGTCTCTGGTGTGATTGCCGACATTGGAAATAGTTATGAAATCTTTGAGCTTTCCAG AATCGTCGACTTCTTTAATGTGATGACCTTTGAAGTTGACCTAGGAATTCCACCAGAATTTCCCAATGCG GAAGCTGCAATGCAGCACTTTGTTACTGCGGGAGCACTAGCAATACAGCTCAACATGGGAATAGCGACGTATGGCATTGGGCAGGATCCTGATGTATGGGCCAAATATGAG GTGTGCCAGGACAACCCAATAGGCGTTTCGATTGACAGTGACGCGACCATTATTGCCAAG GTTGACTACATCAAAACTAAAGGCTTTGGAGGAGTCTATGTCAAGTCTCTGGACCTGGACGACTTCAACGGCAACTACTGCAAGCAAGGGGACTATCCTGTCATCCAGCTAATCAAAGCATGCTGTGTAGAAGAAAGCTTCCCTTAG
- the LOC119116565 gene encoding acidic mammalian chitinase-like isoform X1, which yields MQKLILLAGLLAVSAHLVSGAAQKRLVCVYQETSARVDQNPFHIETDIDAHLCTHLIFSSVKPTNFIVSLDRLDKKVQAFNKLKISNTELKTFLEVNLTMADSAM from the exons ATGCAGAAGCTCATTCTTCTGGCAG GTCTATTGGCAGTCAGCGCTCACTTGG TTTCAGGTGCTGCACAAAAGAGACTGGTGTGCGTCTATCAGGAAACCTCGGCTCGAGTTGACCAGAACCCCTTTCACATTGAGACTGACATTGATGCACACCTGTGCACGCACCTCATCTTTAGCTCCGTCAAGCCTACGAACTTTATCGTAAGCTTGGATCGGTTGGACAAAAAAGTTCAAGCCTTCAACAAGCTAAAGATCAG CAATACCGAGCTTAAAACCTTTCTTGAAGTCAATCTGACCATGGCCGACAGCGCGATGTAA
- the LOC119116565 gene encoding oviduct-specific glycoprotein-like isoform X2 — protein MQKLILLAGLLAVSAHLGAAQKRLVCVYQETSARVDQNPFHIETDIDAHLCTHLIFSSVKPTNFIVSLDRLDKKVQAFNKLKISNTELKTFLEVNLTMADSAM, from the exons ATGCAGAAGCTCATTCTTCTGGCAG GTCTATTGGCAGTCAGCGCTCACTTGG GTGCTGCACAAAAGAGACTGGTGTGCGTCTATCAGGAAACCTCGGCTCGAGTTGACCAGAACCCCTTTCACATTGAGACTGACATTGATGCACACCTGTGCACGCACCTCATCTTTAGCTCCGTCAAGCCTACGAACTTTATCGTAAGCTTGGATCGGTTGGACAAAAAAGTTCAAGCCTTCAACAAGCTAAAGATCAG CAATACCGAGCTTAAAACCTTTCTTGAAGTCAATCTGACCATGGCCGACAGCGCGATGTAA